Part of the Variovorax sp. PAMC 28711 genome is shown below.
GAATTGCGTGTTGTCGGAGAAGTGAAACCTGTACCAGGGCGTCAAGGGCACCAGTCGCACGTGGTCTTCGAACTTTTCCCCGAACAAGCCGAACAGTTCTTCGAACAGAAACGGCGCGGTGATGACAGTGGGCCCGGCATCGTGCCTGAAGCCGTTGCGTTCGAAGACCTGCGCCCGCCCACCGAGACCGGCGCATCGATCGATGAGCGAGACCTCGTAGCCTTTGGCGCGCAGGCGCAGCGCTGCCGCAATGCCGCCAAAACCGGCGCCGACCACGATGGCTTTCATTCGATGGCTCTCAATTTTTCATGAAACTGCATGGCGATGGTGTGGAGGGCACCCCCGGCATGAAAAGGCAGTTCTGCGCTGGCCGAGGCGGCGAGCTGAAGATGTTGCAAGCCGATCTGCGCAGCTACATTCCTGGCGTCGGCGCGGGTCATGTCGGCCTGCAGGACCAACACGATGTTGCAGGCATTGGCATGGGCATCGCCCTGCTGCCATCGACTTTCCAGGGCGTGGCGTGCGGCGTCGTCTTCGACGTCCAGCAAGTCGTCGTAGATCTGGTAGCCCAGCGCGAATTGTTCGGCGGCGTGGCGCGCTTGGCCCAGTGCGCGATGCTGGCCAGCGGCGACAAGCGCCAATTCCGTCGGAAGACTGAGCAGGGCCCCGGATTTGGTCAATGCGATCTTCTCGAAATCGTGGGTCGTCGCCCCGTTGCCCGGGGGCGGTCCGAATTCGGCGCATTGGCCGCGGACGGCGTCGCGCACGCAGGCGTGCACGAGGGCGAAAAGTTCCGGCAGGCAGGCCACCCGGTCGAATTGCGAGAGCGCCAGATAGGACGCAGAAAGCAGCAGGTCGCCAGCGCAGATCGCGACCTCGTCGCCGAATCTGTGCCACACGCTGGCCTGTCCCCGGCGGTGGGTGTCGCGGTCCTGCAGGTCATCGTGGACCAGCGAGGCGTTGTGCAGCAGTTCGCACGTGGCCGCCAAGGTCTCGCTGTCCTTTCGACCCAGGCCCAGGCTATTGCCGGCGTGCAAAGCCAGCGTGGCCCTCACACGCCGCCCACCCGACGCCAGGTGATACAGGGCTGCGACGACCGCCTGGCAGGGCGCGTCGGCGTCGAACGCGTCGTTGCTGCGAACGACGGTCAGCATCCGTCGTTCGAGCGCGACGAGCGCTTCATCCGTGACCCGACCGACGGGCACCGGACGCAAATCAGCCAAGGTCGGCATGGGAGGCATCCTGGTCACGAGGTCGAAGCTCTCGCCTCGACCCCCTGTTGGGCCCTCAGGCCTTCGTCTTCTCGGATTCGCTGACCGCAACCGACCAGATGATCAAGCCGAAGGCAATCTTGTTCAACACGTCAGCGGCGTTGTAGATGATGTTGAGCGCGTTGGCACTGTCGGCAGCAGTGGCGCCGGTCAGGTAGCCGAAGTAGTAGCCGATCGGATAGATCGCCCACCCGAACGTCACGATCAGGCGCATCGTATTGAAGGCCGACCGGACCGACGGCGGTGCATCGGTTGCGCTGATTTTTCCGGCTTGACCGAAAAAGATCTCGTAGAGGATGAACGCCCAGCCCGCCATGCCGATGATGAATGCCGGCCAGGCGGAGAGATACCTCGCTTCACCCAGGTAGCCACCGATCAGCATCACCAGCGTGCCGATGATCAGGCGCCAGAAAATCCCGCTTTGGACTTTGGTGATCGCAGCCAGGATCAGATAAAACTCGATCATCAACAAAGGCACCGTGATGAGCCAGTCGATGTAGCGGAAGACCGTAGGCGTCGAACCGGTGGTCACCCAGACTTCGCGCATGTAGAAGTAGTGCACCGCAGCCACCAGCGTGACCAGCCCCGACACCGTGAGCGAAGTCTTCCATTTGGCCGACACTCGGTCGCGCTCAAGGAAAAAGAATGCCGTCGAGGCGATCAGTGCCATCGAAATGATCCAGAACGAAATGCCGACGAAGTCGTCTTGCTTCAGCGTCTCGCTCGTGGCTGCCTGCGTAGCGCGCGAGGCCACTGCCAGGGCGGCCCCGACCAGCGCGGTTCCCATGGCCGCCAACCTTCTCTTGTGCCAGAACCCTTCCGGCGAATTCATCACGTTGTTCATGGTGTCTCTTGAGTAAGTGAGCAAGGCGCTCGTTGAACATCGGGCGGCGGAGCGCGCTTCGCGGCACTCCGCCGCCGCGCGAGTTATTGAGGAATCAATACGGCATCGATCACGTGAATGACGCCGTTGGTGCATTCGATGTCGGTCTGGGTCACGGTCGACTTGCCATTGAGCTTGACGCCGCCCTGGGTGCCGATCGCGAGTTCGGCGCCGTTGACCGTCTTGGCCGACTGGCCGTCCATCGTCATCACATCTGCGGCCATGACCTTGCCGGCGACCACGTGGTAAGTCAGGATGCCGGTCAGCGTGGGGATGTCCTTGAGCAAGCTTTCCACCGTGCCTGCAGGCAGCTTGGCAAAGGCCTCGTCGGTCGGCGCAAAAACGGTGAACGGGCCTGGGCCCTTGAGCGTGTCGATGAGATTGGTGGCGGTCAATGCCGCAGCGAGGGTCTTGAAACTTCCGGCCGCAACGGCGGTGTCAATGATGTCGTGCATGGTTTGCTTTCTGATGGGAGTGAATACGTTCAGCGATGGCCGAACAAGATGCGGTGCGAGACATTCAGTCCTGCACCTGCGAACCGGCTGGCTCACCACGAACGGGTGGAGCCAATCGGCGTGACGCTGGATGGCGATGGCCGGGAGACACATCGACCGGCGGACGCTGCCTTCGCCAGAGCGGGCGGACGCGCAAAAAGAGCTGGTACGCCGCTTCGAGCAGCACAGGAAAAGGCCCGGCCGACGCCAAGCGACCTGCCCAGGCGAAGCGCGGCAATGTGCGCCACAAGAGCGCGAATCCCCGGGTGCCATCGACCAACACGCCGTCCCGACGTCGAACGTGAATGCGCGCGAGCGCCAGGTTCCGCGATAGCCCGGGCCCGAAGTCGGATTCAGGGCATGTGGCCGCGTCGATCCAGGCACATCGATCGGCGCCTGTTTGGCGCCGATACATCGCGATTTCCCGCGAGCAGACCGGGCAGCTGCCGTCGAAATAAATGGTGAGCTCTTCGCTGCGCTGCCCTGCGGCCGGAGCGCAGTCGAGGAGTGGTTTCGTTGACATGCATCGAGTGTAGGTCGATCTTTCAAAACGAAACGTATATGAAACAGAAATATCGACTTAAACGCTCATGTTTGCGTTTCAATACCGTGTCAAACACGTTGGCACACAATATCTGGAATGAATGAACATCCGAAAAAGGACGCCATGAACGCATCGAACTCCGCTGATCGGTCGGACGCAAAAACGCTGATGCGCAGCGGAACCGCAGCTCGCCTCGCCGGACTTTCCCCCTCGACACTGCGCATCTGGGAGCACCGGTATGGCGTGGTCGCGCCTCCCAAGACCACCTCCGGCCAGCGCACGTACTCCATGCAGGACATCGAGCGCCTGCGGCTCGTCAAGCGGCTCACGCTGGAGGGCCATGCGGTCGGGACGGTGGCGCGTCTCGATATCGATGCGCTTGTCGCGCTTTCTGCGGGCAGCCAGACCGCTTTACAAGGCGCGCAGAAGGTTTTCGTCGTCGGTCAGTCCGCCGCGAGGAAGCTCGAAGGCCGACTGCGACCCGTGCCGGCTCAGGTGTTCGACGACCTGGCGCACGCGCAACTCGAAGTGGCCGTTGCCGGTGCCGCCGATGTGCTGGTGATTCACGTGCCTTCACTGGACGCGTCCATACCGGAGCGCCTGATGACACTGAAGGCCAGCCTGCCCGCCGCCCATGTCATCGTGGTCTATACCTTTGGCACGGAAGCGCTCGCCGAAGCCCTGCGCACGGCCGGCATGACGGTGTGCCGCGAGCCGGTGTCCGGCAAGGAGTTGGCACGGCTGATCAGTGCATCGAGACCGGTGGTGCCATCGGTTGCAAGCAAAACCCCTGCGGACAGCAGGCGCTTCAGCGATGCCGAACTGGTGACGCTGACGGAGATGCCGTCGATGGTCGCCTGCGAGTGCCCGCGTCATCTGGCCGAGATCGTCACGTTGCTGGTGGGCTTCGAGCTTTACAACACGCAATGCGCTGTGCGAAATCCGAACGACGCCGCATTGCATCGCCATCTTCATGAAGTCACGGGCGCAGCCAGAACGCTGCTGGAGCAGGCGCTGGCGCGTGTGGTGATCGAAGAAGGGCTTGTGGTGTAGCGGCACGGCTGTTGCCGAGCGATCGACTCGGGCATGCAAAAACAAAAAGTTCGCGATGGTGAATACTGTATAAAAATACAGTCATTCAACCATCATGGGCCTCCCTTCCTTCGATCCTTCCTCCGTGTCCTCCGGGCACAACGTCTGGCGCGGCGATGCGCTGGGCAGTGCCGACGCGCAGGTGCTCGGCACGGGGCACGGCGCGCTCGATGCCGAGCTGCCGGGGGGCGGCTGGCCGGTCGGGGCCATGACGGAGGTGCTGCAGTCCTCACCCGAATCGCATGTGTGGCAGCTGTTGCTGCCCGCGCTGGCGAAGGCGGTCGACACGCGGGGCGGGCCGGTGGTGCTGGTCGGCGCGCCGCACGAGCCTTTCGGGCCGTCGCTGGCCGCCGCGGGCCTGCCGGTGGAGGCGCTGATGTGGGTGCGCAGCGAGGCCTCGGCGGCACGGCTCTGGGCCTGTGAGCAGGCTTTGCGTTGCGCCGACGTGGCGGCCGTGCTGGCCTGGTTGCCGCAAGCGCGCGTGGGGGAATTGCGGCGCTTGCAGCTGGCGGCAGCGCAGCACGAGGGGGTGCTTTTCGTGTTCCGGCCCGAGTCGGTCGCGCAGTCGGCATCGCCTGCGCGCTTGCGCCTGCAGGTGGTGTCGGCCGGGGGCGGGCAGATGGACGTGCATTTGCTCAAGCGCCGGGGGCCGCCGCTGGCAGCGCCGCTCACCTTGCCGGCGCGCAACGAACGGCTGACCGCGCTGCTGGCCGCCAGCCAGCTGCGCCGCAAGGCGCGTGGGCAGCAGCAGGGCGTGGCGCCGGTCGAATCCGGTTCGACGGTGGTGCGCCTCGACCTGCGCAGAAAGGAGGCGTCGCATGCACTGGATCGCACTTCGATGGCAGCCTGAAGCCGGGCAGCCCTTGCCGCCCCTCGATGCGCTCGGTTGGTGGGCGCTGCAATTCACGCCGCGCGTCGCCTGGCTCGACGAAGGCCTGCTGCTCGAAGTGGAAGCGTGCGAGCGCCTGTGGGGCGGCAAGCGCGCGTTGATGCGGCAAATCCAGGCCTCCAGCCCGGCCGAGGCGCCCATCCAGCAGGCGCAGGGCGCGACCAGCCTGATCGCATTGGCGCGGCTGCGCTTGTACGCGGCGGGCGTCCAGCCACCGGCCGATGTGCCGGTGGCGTTGCCCTTGCACACGCTGAGCGCGGCGCGCGGCCATCTCGACGTGCTGGAACGCCTCGGCTGCCGCACCTGGGGCGACGTGGCGCGGCTGCCGCGCGGCGGGCTGGCGCGGCGTTTCGGCAAGACGCTGCGCGAGGCGCTCGACGTGGCCTGGGGCCTGGCGCCCGAGCAGCACCGCTGGCTCACGCTGCCCGATGTGTTCGAACAAAAGCTCGAACTGCCCGCGCTGGCCGAAGGTGCGCCCGAACTCATGTGGTCGGCCAATCGCCTGCTCGCCGCGCTGCAGATCTGGCTGCGCGCCCGCCAGCGCGGTGCGGTGGCGCTCGAACTGGAATGGACGCTCGACCTGAAGCGCTACAACGGCGTCGACCTGCCGCCGCACCAGAGCATCACGGTGCGCACGGCCGAGCCGACGCAGGACATGGCGCATCTGCGTCGCCTCATGAGCGAGCGGCTGGCGCTCACGCAGCTCGCCGCGCCCGCCAGCTGGCTGCGGCTGCGCACGCTCGAAACCTCGGCCTGGGCCGGCGCCAGCACGAGCTTCCTGCCCGAAGACAACCGCAAGGGCGACAAGCTGCACGAGCTGGTCGAGCGGCTCAGTGCCCGGCTGGGTGCGCAGCAGGTCGTCGTGCAGGTCGCGCAGGCCGACCACCGGCCCGAAGCGATGCAGGGCTGGCGACCCGCCCTGACCCCGAGCCGCAGCCCACCCGCGGTGCAGCCCGACAGCCTCTATCCGCCGTGGCTCCTGCGCCAGCCCGTGCCCCTCGAAATGCGCGGCGATCATCCGCATTACCGCGGCAAGCTGCGTCGGCTGGTCGGCCCGCAGCGCTTCAAGACGGGCTGGTGGGACGCGGTGGAACAAGCCGACCATTCGCCATCGGTGCGCGACTACTACATCGCGGAAAGTCCCGGGGCCGGCCTGTTGTGGATCTACTGCGAGCGCCCCTTCGAGGCGCAGGAAGGCCAGCACGGCCACCGCTGGTACCTGCAGGGGCTCTATGCCTGAACTCAGCGACAAGCAACTGGCCGCGCGCCAGCCGTCCAAGCTGCACGTGCTGCCCGTGCGCGAGCCGGTGCTTGTGCCGCCGGCCCGGTTGCCCGACTACGCGGAGCTGCATTGCCTGAGCAACTTCAGCTTCCAGCGCGGCGCGTCGCACCCCGAGGAACTGGTCGCCCGCGCCTACCAGCTGGGCTATCGGGCGGTGGCGATCACCGACGAGTGTTCGGTCGCCGGCATCGTGCGGGCCCATCTGGCCAAGCGCGAGCATGAAGAGGCGCTCAACGAATTCGAGCGAGACCACCCGGACGAACCCCGGCAGTCGCGCAACCCGGATCTGCGCGTGCTGTTCGGCAGCGAATTCGACTTCGGCCGCTTCAGGCTGGTGGCCATCGCGCACGACCTCGAAGGCTGGGGCAACCTGTGCGAGTTCATCACCGCCGCACGCACCACCGAAGCGCCCAAGGGCGAATACCAGGTCGACTGGGAGGCCAGCGACGTGGCCTCGTTGCAGCGCTGCGAGGTGCTGTTCGTGCCACGCCGCCACCCAGGAATGGCGATGGACATGGAAGCCACGCGCGCCGATGTGGAAAAGGCCGTCGCCCTGTTCGCCTCGCAACTCTGGATCGCCGTCGAGCTGCTCGATGAACTCGACGACGACCTCTGGCTGGCCGCGCTGCAGACGCTGGCGGCGCAAACCGGCGTCCCGCTGGTGGCCAGCGGCGACGTGCACATGCACCTGCGTTCGCGCAAGCCGCTGCAGGACGTGGTCACTGCCATCCGCGAAGGCCGGCCGGTGGCCGATTGCGGCTTTGCGCTGCAACCCAACGCAGAACGCCACCTGCGCTCGCGCCGGCGGCTGGCCGACCTGTACCCGCCCGACATGCTCGCCAACACGCTGGTGGTGATGGAGCGCTGCCGCTTCGATCCCGACGTGATCCGCACCACCTACAAGTACCCGCTCGAACTCGTCGGCGGCGGCGAAACGCCGACAGAAACGCTGGTGCGGCGCACCTGGGAAGGCGCAGCGGGGCGCTATCCCGCGGGCATTCCCGACAAGGTGCGGCGCCAGTTGCACCACGAGCTCGACCTCATTGCCGAGCTCGAATACGAGATGTTCTTTCTGACGGTCGAAGACATCGTGCGCTTCGCGCGCGAGAAAAAAATCCTCTGCCAGGGCCGCGGCTCCTCGGCCAATTCGGCGGTCTGCTATTGCCTGGGCATCACCGCGATCAACCCCATGGTCGGCAACATGCTGTTCGAGCGCTTCCTCTCGCGCGAGCGAAAGGAGGCGCCCGACATCGACGTCGACTTCGAGCACCAGCGGCGCGAAGAAGTCATCCAGTACATCTACAACAAGTACGGCCGGGAGCGCGCCGCCATCGCCGCTGTCGTCATCCGCTACCGCACGCGCAGCGCGCTGCGCGACGTGGGCCGTGCGCTCGGCATCGACGAGCGACTCATCGATGCGTTCGCGAGCGACCACCACTGGTTCGACACCGACATCCTCGACACGCGCCTCGAGGAAGCGATGGCGGTCGCCAGCGTGCGCGAGAGCACGCTGCGCCTTCGCCAATGGCTGGCGCTCACGCAGCAGATCAAGGGCTTTCCGCGTCACCTGAGCCAGCATGTGGGCGGCTTCGTGCTCACGCAGACCAAGCTCACCCGGCTGGTGCCGGTAGAGAAAGCGTCGATGAAAGACCGCTCGGTCATCCAGTGGGAAAAGGACGATCTCGAAGCCATGGGCATGCTGAAGGTCGACGTGCTCGCGCTCGGCATGCTGAGCGCCATCCGGCGCTCGCTCGACTTCGTCAACCAGTGGCGCGGCAGCACGCTCGAGATGCACCAGGTGCCCGACGACGACGCCGAGGTCTACGACATGATCTGCGACGCCGACACGGTCGGTGTGTTCCAGATCGAGAGCCGCGCGCAGATGTCGATGCTGCCGCGGTTGCAACCGCGCGTTTATTACGACCTGGTGGTCGAGGTGGCCATCGTGCGGCCCGGGCCGATCCAGGGCGGCATGGTGCATCCGTACCTGAAGAACCGCGAGAAGGAGCGCAAGGGCATTGCCATCGAATACCGCTATCCGGCGCTCAAGGTGGCGCTCGGCCGCACGCTCGGCGTGCCGATCTTCCAGGAGCAGGTGATGCAGATCGCGATGATCGCGGCGAGCTTCACGCCCGACCAGGCCGACCGCCTGCGCCGCGCGATGGCCGCCTGGAAGCGCAGCGGCGGCATCGACAAGTTCAAGAAGCAGCTGGTCGAAGGCATGATCGAAAACGGCTACGACCGGCCGTTTTCGGAAGCCATCTTCAAGCAGTGCGAAGGCTTCGGCGAGTACGGTTTTCCGGAGAGCCATGCGGCCAGCTTCGCGCTGCTGGTGGTGGTGAGTTGCTGGCTCAAGTACCACGAGCCTGCGTGTTTCCTGGCCGCGATGCTCGATTCGCAGCCGATGGGTTTCTATTCGCCCTCGCAGCTGTTGCAGGACGCGCGGCGCCATGGCGTCGAGGTGCGGCCGGTCGACGTGACGGTGAGCGAACTCGACTGCACGATCGAAGCGCGCTCGGCCGGCGAGCCCGACGTCGATCCGCGCTTTCTGAACCGTTCCGGGCGCCCCGATCAACCCGCGGTGCGCCTCGGCCTGCGCCGCATCGTGGGCCTGAGCGAGGCCGGCGCTGAACGCCTGCTGGAAGCCCGTGGCCAGGCGCCCTTCACCAGCACCGAAGACCTCGCCGTGCGCGCGGGGCTCGAGGGCAAGGACATGGCCGCGCTGGCCGGCGCCGACGCATTGATGGCGCTGTCGGGGCACCGTCGGCAACAGGTGTGGGACGCCACAGCACAACGCCGTTCACCCGCCTTGCTCAAGGGTGTTCCCATCCTCGAGCACGCACTGCAACTGCCCGCGGCGCCCGAGGGCGAAGAAATCGTCGGCGACTACGCTTCGCTGCGACTCACGCTGCGCAGCCACCCGCTCAAGCTGCTGCGCCCGCGGCTCGCGCGCATGAAGCTCTTGAGCGCGAACGAGTTGCTCGCGTTGCCCCATGGCGTGACGGCGCGCGCCTGCGGCATCGTGATGGGGCGGCAGCGCCCGCAAACGGCCAAGGGCACGATCTTCGTCACGCTCGAAGACGAGACCGGCAACGTCAACGTGATCGTCTGGAACAGCGTGGTCGAGGCCTGGCGCGGACCGTTGCTGCAGTCGCATCTGCTGGCGGTGCAGGGCACCTGGCAGCGCGACACCGCGACCGGCGGCAAGGTGTGCCACCTGGTCGCGACCGGCTTCAAGGATTTGACCCCGCTGATGGGCCGGCTGGCGCACAACCACACGAGCCGCGACTTCCATTAGCCCTTAACCTTTCGCCCCATGCTCGCTCCCCTCGAACACGACATCCCGCCTGCTGCACCGGCGCTCGGCCGCATCCATGCGCGCCGCTTGCGCGAGGTGTACCGCTCGTCCGGCTGGCCGTGTTGCGATGCGATCGAGGTCGACCTGCTCGCAGCCGGCCTGCTCGAACGCGTGCGCTCGGGGCTCGGCCACGAAACCCTGCGCGTGACCGATGCCGGCATCGCGCACATCGCGAGCTCGCTGGTGGTCAACCGGGCAGCGATGTCGGCGCACGAGGCGCTGGTCGAGCAAGTCGCGCGCGAGATGACGCGGGCCGGCCGTATCGCCTGGCGCAACCTCAGCCTGCGCGCGCGCCTCGCGCCGCCGGAAGAGGGCGGCAAGCCGCGCTGGTGCATCGCGCGGCCCGATGTCTTCTCGATCCGCAACACCAGCGTCGAAGCGTATGCGCAGCCGATCGTCCACGAGATCAAGGTGCGCCGGGCCGACCTGCTGGGCGACCTGAAAAAGCCCGACAAGCGCGCCGCTTACCTCGACCTCGGTGGCGAGTGCTGGTACGTGCTGGGCTGCGATGCGCGCGGTCGGCCGATCGGCGCGCCCGACGAGATTCCCCCGGAGTGCGGCGTGCTCATTTCCGAAGCGGGCCGCCTGGTCGTGGCCCGCGCCGCGGTGCACCGCGCCTTGCCACGCCTGCCGTTTGCGGTCTGGATGGCGCTTGCCAAGGCCCAGCCGGTGGCCGGCTTCGAGGAGGACGTGCAGATTCCGCTATCGACGGCGACCGGACCTGCACCTGAATGACGCCGGGTTTCGAGTGGACCGTTTCCGTCAAGGCGCTCTGCGCGTTCGGTGCCAAGGCCGGGGATCTCGATCTGCGATTCGTGCCGGCGCCCAGCGCACAGGAAGGCGTGGCCGGGCACAGCCTGGTGCAGTCGCGGCGCGAGGATGACTACCAGAGCGAGGTCTCGCTCCAGACGATCTTCGAAGGGCTGCGCGTTCGCGGCCGCGCGGACGGCTACCACCCGAAGCGCCATCGCGTGGAAGAGATCAAGACCTTTCGCGGCGACTTCGAACGCATCAAGGGCAACCACCGCGCGCTGCATTGGGCGCAGGCCAAGACCTACGGCGCGATGCTGTGCGATCTGCACGGGCTGCCGGCCCTCATGGTGGCGCTCGTGTACCTCGACCTCGACAGCGGCGAAGAAACAGTGCTCGAAGAACACTGCACCCGCGAGGCGTTGCGCGAGGGCTTCGAAGCGCTGTGCGGCCGCTTCGCGCTGTGGGCGCGGCAGGAGGCGCGACATCGGGCTGCGCTCGCATCGGCGTTCGATGCGCTGGGCTTCCCGCACGCGGGCGGTTTTCGTGCCGGACAGCGCGAGCTGGCCGAAGGCGTGTTTCGCGCCGCCGCGTCGCGGCGCTGCCTGGTCGCGCAGGCGCCGACGGGCATCGGAAAGACCGTCGCGACGATCTTTCCGTTGCTCAAGGGCTGGACCGCGCGGCAGACCGACAAGATCTTTTTCCTGACGGCCAAGACCTCCGGCCGCGGGGTGGCGCTCGAATCGCTGCGCGTGCTCGGCGAAGGCTGTGCATCGTTGCGCGTGGTGGAGCTGGTCGCGCGCGAGAAGGTGTGCGAATACCCCGGCCGTGCCTGCAATGGCGATGCGTGCCCGCTGGCCCAGGGCTTCTACGACCGCTTGCCGGTCGCGCGGCAGCACGCCGTCGAGCGGTCGTGGCTCGGTCGCGAAGCGATCCGCGAAGTGGCCCTCGCAAACGCGGTTTGCCCGTACTTTCTCGCGCAGGAAATGGTGCGCTGGAGCGACGTGGTGGTCGCCGACTACAACTACTACTTCGACGGCAGCGCGATGCTCTACGCGCTCACGAAAGACGAGGACTGGAAGGTCGCGGTGCTCGTCGACGAGGCGCACAACCTGCTGGAGCGCGCGCGCGGCATGTACTCGGCCGAGCTCGACGAGGCGGCGCTCGATGCTGCACGCCGGGTCGCGCCCGGCACCCTCCGGCGCGTCATCGGCCATCTGCATCGCGAGTGGCGCGCGGTGCAGGCTTTGCAGACCGCGCCCTACGTTCCGGCCAACGCGGTGCCCGAAGCGTTCCAACGCGCCTTGCAGGACACCGTCGCCGTGCTGGCCGAGCATTTCGCGGCCTTTCCCGATGCGGCGCACGGCCCCTTGCAGGCGTTCTTCTTCGACGTGCTGCACTTTTCGCGGCTGTCGGATTCCTTCGCGAACCATTCGGTCTTCGAGAGCCGCGTGGGCGAGGAAGGCAAGGACCACCTGGCGATCCGCAACCTGATCCCCGCCACCTTCTTGCGACCGCGTTTCGAGGCGTCGATGTCGACCGTGTGTTTCTCGGGAACCATCGCGCCGTTCCGCTTCTATTGCGACGCGCTGGGCTTGCCCGAAAACACAGTCGGCCTCGAGGTGGGCTCGCCGTTTCGCACGCAACAGCTCAGGGTGCAGGTCGCCATGAACGTGTCGACGCGCTGGCGCGACCGCGCCGGTTCGCTGGACCGCATCACCGACATCATCGGCGCACAGTTCGCGGAGCGGCCCGGCAACTACCTCGCTTTTTTCAGCAGCTTCGACTACCTCGACGCGGCGCGCGATGCGCTCGCACGGCGCCATCCAAACGTGCCGGTGTGGACGCAGTCGCGCGGCATGCGCGAGCCCGAGCGCGAAGCGTTCGTCGCGCGCTTCGCAGCCGAAGGGCAGGGCGTCGGATTCGCGGTGCTGGGCGGCGCGTTCGGCGAGGGCATCGACTTGCCCGGCGACCAGCTGATCGGCGCGTTCGTCGCCAGCCTCGGCCTGCCGCAGCACAACGAGATGAACGAAGTCATGCGCGAGCGCATGGACGCGACCTTTGGACAGGGCTATGAGTACACCTATCTCTATCCGGGGCTGCGCAAGGTGGTGCAGGCGGCCGGCCGGGTGATCCGCACCGAGGCAGACGCCGGGGTGCTGCACCTGCTGGACGACCGCTTCGCGAGGCCCGAAATCCGCAGCCTGCTGCCGCCGTGGTGGCACCTGCAGCTGGCTGGCGAAAAAACCTCAGGTGCCGCGGCGTAGGAGGGCACGCTGATCGTCGTTCATGGCGATGATCAGCAGGCGGGACAGGCGCCGCAACTCGCCCGTGGCGCACGACTCGCCATCGCGCGGCATCCGCATCTCTTCGCTCAGCGCTCCGGGCACATTGCGCGCGCTGTGAATGGCTCAGGCCCCGCATTCTTCCATCGCCTGGAACTGCGATTCGCGCGTCAGCGTCCTGGCCAGCAAGCGGAGTGCGCCGGCGAACGCACTGGTCGCCTCCGACAAGGTCGCGCCGCGGCGGTAGGCCAGCCCGAGGTCCATCGACGGCACGGCGGTCGACGTGGCCGTGCGGCGGATGCGTCCGCCGTCGTGCGACCACGG
Proteins encoded:
- a CDS encoding polyprenyl synthetase family protein produces the protein MPTLADLRPVPVGRVTDEALVALERRMLTVVRSNDAFDADAPCQAVVAALYHLASGGRRVRATLALHAGNSLGLGRKDSETLAATCELLHNASLVHDDLQDRDTHRRGQASVWHRFGDEVAICAGDLLLSASYLALSQFDRVACLPELFALVHACVRDAVRGQCAEFGPPPGNGATTHDFEKIALTKSGALLSLPTELALVAAGQHRALGQARHAAEQFALGYQIYDDLLDVEDDAARHALESRWQQGDAHANACNIVLVLQADMTRADARNVAAQIGLQHLQLAASASAELPFHAGGALHTIAMQFHEKLRAIE
- a CDS encoding bacteriorhodopsin-like, translated to MNNVMNSPEGFWHKRRLAAMGTALVGAALAVASRATQAATSETLKQDDFVGISFWIISMALIASTAFFFLERDRVSAKWKTSLTVSGLVTLVAAVHYFYMREVWVTTGSTPTVFRYIDWLITVPLLMIEFYLILAAITKVQSGIFWRLIIGTLVMLIGGYLGEARYLSAWPAFIIGMAGWAFILYEIFFGQAGKISATDAPPSVRSAFNTMRLIVTFGWAIYPIGYYFGYLTGATAADSANALNIIYNAADVLNKIAFGLIIWSVAVSESEKTKA
- a CDS encoding fasciclin domain-containing protein, translated to MHDIIDTAVAAGSFKTLAAALTATNLIDTLKGPGPFTVFAPTDEAFAKLPAGTVESLLKDIPTLTGILTYHVVAGKVMAADVMTMDGQSAKTVNGAELAIGTQGGVKLNGKSTVTQTDIECTNGVIHVIDAVLIPQ
- a CDS encoding thiol-disulfide oxidoreductase DCC family protein; translated protein: MSTKPLLDCAPAAGQRSEELTIYFDGSCPVCSREIAMYRRQTGADRCAWIDAATCPESDFGPGLSRNLALARIHVRRRDGVLVDGTRGFALLWRTLPRFAWAGRLASAGPFPVLLEAAYQLFLRVRPLWRRQRPPVDVSPGHRHPASRRLAPPVRGEPAGSQVQD
- a CDS encoding MerR family transcriptional regulator; protein product: MNASNSADRSDAKTLMRSGTAARLAGLSPSTLRIWEHRYGVVAPPKTTSGQRTYSMQDIERLRLVKRLTLEGHAVGTVARLDIDALVALSAGSQTALQGAQKVFVVGQSAARKLEGRLRPVPAQVFDDLAHAQLEVAVAGAADVLVIHVPSLDASIPERLMTLKASLPAAHVIVVYTFGTEALAEALRTAGMTVCREPVSGKELARLISASRPVVPSVASKTPADSRRFSDAELVTLTEMPSMVACECPRHLAEIVTLLVGFELYNTQCAVRNPNDAALHRHLHEVTGAARTLLEQALARVVIEEGLVV
- the imuA gene encoding translesion DNA synthesis-associated protein ImuA translates to MGLPSFDPSSVSSGHNVWRGDALGSADAQVLGTGHGALDAELPGGGWPVGAMTEVLQSSPESHVWQLLLPALAKAVDTRGGPVVLVGAPHEPFGPSLAAAGLPVEALMWVRSEASAARLWACEQALRCADVAAVLAWLPQARVGELRRLQLAAAQHEGVLFVFRPESVAQSASPARLRLQVVSAGGGQMDVHLLKRRGPPLAAPLTLPARNERLTALLAASQLRRKARGQQQGVAPVESGSTVVRLDLRRKEASHALDRTSMAA